A stretch of the Chanos chanos chromosome 1, fChaCha1.1, whole genome shotgun sequence genome encodes the following:
- the snap25b gene encoding synaptosomal-associated protein 25-B isoform X2: MADEVDMRNELTNLQERADQLADESLESTRRMLQLVEESKDAGIRTLVMLDEQGEQLDRVEEGMNHINKDMMEAEKSLKDVGKCCGLVCPCNKLKGGGQSWGNNQDGVVSSQPARVMDEREQMAISGGFIRRVTNDARENEMDENLEQVGSIIGNLRHMALDMGNEIDTQNRQIDRIMDMADSNKTRIDEANQRATKMLGSG, from the exons ATGGCAGACGAAGTGGACATGCGCAATGAGCTCACCAATCTGCAGGAGCGAGCGGACCAGCTGGCCGACGAG TCATTGGAAAGCACTCGCCGTATGCTACAGCTGGTAGAAGAG AGTAAAGATGCTGGAATCCGAACTTTGGTTATGCTTGATGAGCAGGGAG AGCAACTCGATCGTGTTGAGGAAGGCATGAACCATATCAACAAAGACATGATGGAGGCCGAGAAAAGTTTAAAAGATGTAGGGAAATGCTGTGGACTTGTATGTCCCTGTAACAA GCTGAAGGGTGGAGGCCAGTCCTGGGGTAATAACCAGGATGGAGTGGTGTCCAGCCAGCCTGCCCGCGTCATGGACGAACGCGAACAGATGGCCATCAGCGGAGGCTTCATCCGCAG GGTAACCAATGACGCACGAGAGAACGAGATGGACGAAAACTTGGAACAAGTGGGAAGCATCATTGGCAACCTGCGCCACATGGCCCTCGACATGGGCAATGAGATTGACACTCAGAATCGGCAGATCGACAGGATTATGGATATG GCTGATTCCAACAAGACCAGGATTGATGAAGCCAACCAGCGTGCCACAAAGATGCTTGGCAGTGGCTAA
- the snap25b gene encoding synaptosomal-associated protein 25-B isoform X1, translating into MADEVDMRNELTNLQERADQLADESLESTRRMLQLVEESKDAGIRTLVMLDEQGEQLERIEEGMDQINRDMKEAEKNLTDLGNLCGLCPCLCNKLKGGGQSWGNNQDGVVSSQPARVMDEREQMAISGGFIRRVTNDARENEMDENLEQVGSIIGNLRHMALDMGNEIDTQNRQIDRIMDMADSNKTRIDEANQRATKMLGSG; encoded by the exons ATGGCAGACGAAGTGGACATGCGCAATGAGCTCACCAATCTGCAGGAGCGAGCGGACCAGCTGGCCGACGAG TCATTGGAAAGCACTCGCCGTATGCTACAGCTGGTAGAAGAG AGTAAAGATGCTGGAATCCGAACTTTGGTTATGCTTGATGAGCAGGGAG AGCAACTGGAGCGCATCGAAGAAGGAATGGACCAAATCAATAGGGACAtgaaagaagcagaaaagaattTGACGGATCTAGGAAATCTCTGTGGTCTATGTCCGTGTCTCTGTAACAA GCTGAAGGGTGGAGGCCAGTCCTGGGGTAATAACCAGGATGGAGTGGTGTCCAGCCAGCCTGCCCGCGTCATGGACGAACGCGAACAGATGGCCATCAGCGGAGGCTTCATCCGCAG GGTAACCAATGACGCACGAGAGAACGAGATGGACGAAAACTTGGAACAAGTGGGAAGCATCATTGGCAACCTGCGCCACATGGCCCTCGACATGGGCAATGAGATTGACACTCAGAATCGGCAGATCGACAGGATTATGGATATG GCTGATTCCAACAAGACCAGGATTGATGAAGCCAACCAGCGTGCCACAAAGATGCTTGGCAGTGGCTAA